The following coding sequences lie in one Atribacteraceae bacterium genomic window:
- a CDS encoding response regulator transcription factor, translating to MNTTKIALVDDHPIFLAGLKKLLEEEGGLQVAFTAQSVREAIAQLAEFPVDLVMVDFNMPGKTGIDFLREASVLYPNIPVVMLTVEEDEEIISRAMKEGARGYILKQDSPERLIKSIHSCLAGEILLSDRIYSKVIDLMRKFSPGKEDESELYRILSRREMDIVKSIVQGKSNSDIAETLFISESTVKNHISSILRKLNLKDRVELAIRAVREGIR from the coding sequence TTGAATACAACAAAGATCGCACTGGTTGATGATCATCCCATCTTTTTGGCCGGGCTGAAAAAGCTTCTGGAAGAGGAGGGCGGGCTACAGGTGGCCTTTACCGCGCAATCGGTACGGGAAGCCATAGCTCAGCTTGCCGAATTTCCCGTGGACTTGGTGATGGTTGATTTCAACATGCCCGGCAAAACCGGTATCGATTTTTTACGGGAGGCCAGTGTGCTGTATCCGAATATTCCGGTGGTCATGCTGACGGTGGAAGAAGACGAAGAGATCATCTCCCGGGCCATGAAAGAAGGGGCTCGTGGTTATATCCTGAAACAGGATTCGCCTGAGCGCCTGATCAAAAGTATTCATAGTTGCCTGGCTGGGGAAATTTTGCTCAGCGACCGGATTTATTCCAAGGTGATCGACTTGATGAGGAAGTTTTCACCCGGGAAAGAGGATGAATCGGAGTTATACCGGATTCTCTCTCGCCGGGAGATGGATATCGTCAAATCCATTGTACAGGGGAAATCCAACTCGGATATCGCCGAAACTCTTTTTATCAGCGAGAGCACGGTCAAGAACCACATCAGTTCGATCCTGCGTAAACTCAACCTCAAAGACCGGGTGGAACTGGCCATCAGGGCTGTCCGGGAGGGTATCCGTTAG